A window of Prolixibacter sp. SD074 contains these coding sequences:
- a CDS encoding aspartate-semialdehyde dehydrogenase, giving the protein MKVAIVGASGAVGQEFLRVLAERNFPMDELVLFGSARSAGRTYEFNGKKLVVKELKEGDDFKDIDIALASAGAGTSKAFAETITKHGAVMIDNSSAFRMDENVPLVVPEVNPEDCKNMPLHIIANPNCTTIQMVVALKAVEKLSHITRVHIATYQSASGAGASGMAELEEQTKEVANKQEATVEKFQYQLVNNVIPHIDVFLDNDYTKEEMKMYNETRKIMHSDVQVSATAVRVPVMRSHSEAIWVETEQEISVDAAHRAFEEAEGIVVIDNPAEKKYPMPFYLSGKNEVFVGRIRKDISNPKGLTFWTVSDQILKGAALNAVQIAEYLIKEGVVK; this is encoded by the coding sequence ATGAAAGTAGCAATTGTTGGTGCTAGTGGCGCTGTTGGACAGGAGTTCCTGCGGGTGCTTGCCGAACGGAATTTCCCAATGGATGAACTGGTATTATTTGGCTCTGCCCGGAGTGCAGGCCGGACATACGAGTTCAACGGCAAGAAACTGGTCGTTAAGGAACTGAAGGAAGGCGACGATTTTAAAGACATCGATATTGCGCTGGCATCTGCCGGAGCAGGCACGTCCAAGGCTTTCGCCGAAACGATTACCAAACACGGAGCGGTAATGATTGACAACTCCAGCGCTTTCCGTATGGATGAGAACGTCCCGCTGGTCGTTCCGGAAGTGAACCCGGAAGATTGCAAAAATATGCCGCTACACATTATTGCCAACCCGAACTGTACAACCATCCAGATGGTAGTTGCACTGAAAGCGGTTGAAAAGCTTTCGCACATCACCCGGGTACACATTGCCACGTACCAGAGCGCCAGCGGAGCCGGTGCATCGGGCATGGCGGAACTGGAAGAGCAAACCAAAGAGGTGGCCAACAAACAGGAAGCAACCGTCGAGAAGTTTCAGTACCAACTGGTGAATAACGTGATTCCGCACATTGATGTGTTCCTCGATAACGACTATACCAAGGAAGAGATGAAGATGTACAACGAAACCCGGAAGATCATGCACTCCGATGTACAGGTTAGCGCTACGGCTGTTCGTGTTCCGGTCATGCGCTCTCACTCCGAAGCTATCTGGGTAGAAACCGAACAGGAGATTTCTGTCGATGCCGCGCACAGGGCCTTCGAAGAAGCAGAAGGTATTGTTGTTATTGACAACCCGGCAGAAAAAAAATACCCGATGCCTTTTTACCTTTCGGGAAAAAATGAAGTATTTGTCGGCCGTATCCGGAAAGATATCAGCAATCCGAAAGGACTGACCTTCTGGACCGTTTCGGACCAGATTCTGAAAGGAGCTGCACTCAATGCCGTGCAAATCGCCGAATATCTTATCAAAGAAGGAGTTGTCAAGTAA
- a CDS encoding lamin tail domain-containing protein, with amino-acid sequence MRSTFTIILLTICKLTNLFSATLFYEDFEKGQLDSWNTYQSWALDSREVLTGNYSLRHFVFGKGGESYISHSIDEIDLNAGTFSWRVTLSNGDWAPAEDDAFGFWLCADTTDLSAASGYAAGINLMKNDNRLTLVRFQNGKPVEEILKTQMTWDEGKTVMLQLSHSPDGIWHFSYRDKSRSSWSAQYETEEETPSLMVHTTGAYFRFTAAHSGQFWLDDMVIDFENTLPFVRSVAGLSPNEINVQFSETMTNEALLAEKYRLTNRQGEAIDIKNIGKKEDYPAAVSLETGPITDWDLKLAVNSIPDEQGSLSNDTTITFQFALPARIGDVVLTEVMADPSPSQGLPDAEYIELFNNNGCPVTLNGWKLHIDGPEKELPALIIAPGSYILLVGTGDSTLLSDYGAVYEIPGLSLRNSEFGLSLQFLEGELMDSMHYHNDLFNAEKQEGGWSLERIDPYRLCGPSGNWMASVALSGGTPGTANPNQYANPDEIPPQALGIRVESGQQLSIWFSESISAVPDISFPKSDFQADSTNVSNNNQIDLFFPEGTFQEGASYRLHLSAFADECGNQAEGGDYDFTYRFLRPGELKLSEVLFNPYPDGVDFVELFNPGPDAIDLGGLYLAARDGSLALKQVSLISDVPRVLDAGEYVVLSVDKESIISQYFTECTECFVQMDKFPSLPDDAGKVVLLNRRMEVLEEFSYNHSMHHPLVANESGVSLERKSFSWEVNEQNNWHSAAATHGFATPGYANSTMTEEESVAEWLQIESKIFSPNDDGYHDRLIIHLSPGEPGWTANIRIFDTAGREIRRLSNNELLASASQLVWDGRKENHQLAELGIYIIAIEAFNTSGQTKSFRKACVLTDRIE; translated from the coding sequence ATGCGATCAACGTTTACGATTATTTTACTTACAATTTGTAAGCTAACGAACCTATTCTCTGCGACATTATTCTACGAAGACTTCGAAAAAGGGCAGCTTGATAGCTGGAATACTTATCAGTCGTGGGCTTTGGATAGCCGGGAAGTCCTGACCGGAAATTACTCGCTGCGTCATTTTGTATTTGGAAAAGGTGGAGAAAGTTATATCAGTCACTCCATTGACGAAATCGATTTGAATGCCGGCACCTTTAGTTGGCGGGTAACCCTTTCCAACGGAGACTGGGCACCTGCCGAAGACGATGCATTTGGTTTTTGGCTTTGTGCCGATACAACAGATTTGTCTGCTGCGTCAGGATATGCAGCTGGGATCAACCTGATGAAGAATGATAATCGGCTGACGTTGGTCCGGTTTCAAAACGGAAAGCCGGTTGAGGAAATATTGAAAACCCAAATGACCTGGGATGAAGGGAAAACGGTAATGCTACAGCTTTCTCACTCACCGGATGGCATCTGGCATTTTTCCTACCGGGACAAAAGCAGGAGTAGCTGGTCAGCACAATACGAGACAGAAGAAGAAACTCCCTCATTAATGGTGCATACTACTGGCGCTTATTTCCGGTTTACCGCGGCACACAGTGGACAATTCTGGCTGGATGATATGGTGATTGATTTTGAGAATACGCTTCCGTTTGTCCGGAGTGTTGCTGGCTTGTCGCCGAATGAAATCAACGTTCAGTTCTCGGAAACGATGACCAATGAAGCACTTCTCGCTGAAAAGTATCGATTAACAAATCGTCAGGGTGAAGCAATCGATATAAAGAATATCGGGAAGAAGGAAGATTATCCGGCAGCTGTTTCCCTGGAAACGGGACCAATAACGGATTGGGATCTAAAACTGGCAGTTAACTCAATTCCTGATGAACAAGGCTCTCTTTCTAATGATACAACCATCACATTCCAGTTTGCATTGCCTGCCCGGATTGGTGATGTGGTTCTCACCGAAGTGATGGCCGATCCGTCTCCGTCGCAGGGTTTGCCCGATGCCGAGTATATCGAACTGTTTAATAATAATGGTTGCCCCGTAACGCTGAATGGTTGGAAGCTTCATATTGATGGTCCGGAAAAGGAATTGCCTGCACTCATCATAGCTCCCGGAAGCTATATTTTATTGGTCGGAACCGGAGACAGCACACTGTTGAGTGATTATGGAGCCGTGTATGAAATTCCCGGGCTTTCGTTGCGAAACAGTGAGTTCGGGCTCTCACTTCAATTCTTGGAAGGTGAACTAATGGATTCGATGCATTACCATAACGATTTATTTAATGCAGAAAAACAGGAAGGTGGTTGGTCGTTGGAAAGAATCGACCCCTATCGGTTATGCGGTCCTTCCGGAAACTGGATGGCTTCGGTGGCATTATCCGGCGGAACACCGGGAACGGCTAATCCTAATCAGTATGCTAATCCGGATGAAATTCCGCCTCAGGCGTTGGGCATCCGGGTAGAATCGGGCCAACAATTGTCCATTTGGTTCAGCGAGTCAATTTCGGCCGTGCCAGATATTTCCTTTCCCAAAAGTGATTTTCAAGCTGACAGCACGAACGTTTCAAATAATAACCAGATCGATCTATTCTTCCCGGAAGGAACATTTCAGGAAGGCGCATCTTATAGGCTTCATCTTTCCGCTTTCGCGGATGAATGCGGCAATCAGGCGGAAGGTGGTGATTACGATTTTACGTACAGGTTTCTGCGGCCGGGCGAGTTGAAATTGAGCGAGGTGCTGTTCAATCCATACCCTGACGGAGTCGACTTTGTGGAGCTTTTCAACCCCGGTCCTGATGCAATTGATCTTGGGGGACTTTATCTTGCGGCCCGGGATGGTTCATTGGCGCTGAAACAGGTTTCGTTAATTTCCGACGTTCCGCGAGTTCTTGATGCAGGGGAATATGTGGTTCTGTCGGTCGACAAAGAATCAATAATAAGTCAGTATTTTACCGAATGCACAGAATGTTTTGTCCAAATGGATAAATTTCCCTCATTGCCGGATGATGCCGGAAAAGTGGTTTTGCTGAACCGCAGAATGGAAGTTTTGGAGGAATTCAGCTATAATCATTCGATGCATCATCCGTTAGTGGCAAATGAATCGGGAGTTTCGCTGGAGCGGAAGAGTTTTTCATGGGAGGTAAACGAACAGAATAACTGGCATTCAGCGGCTGCCACACATGGTTTTGCAACTCCCGGATATGCCAATTCGACGATGACGGAGGAGGAGTCGGTTGCCGAATGGTTGCAGATTGAATCGAAAATTTTCTCACCGAACGATGATGGTTATCATGACCGGTTAATCATTCACCTTTCTCCCGGGGAACCGGGCTGGACCGCCAATATCCGGATATTTGATACGGCTGGCCGGGAAATTCGCCGGCTGAGCAATAATGAACTATTGGCTTCAGCCAGTCAATTGGTGTGGGACGGACGAAAAGAGAACCACCAATTGGCTGAACTTGGGATATATATTATTGCCATTGAGGCCTTCAATACATCGGGTCAAACCAAATCCTTCCGAAAGGCCTGTGTACTAACCGATCGCATCGAATGA
- a CDS encoding DUF362 domain-containing protein, with protein sequence MKRRDFIRSSVGAGVATGAALSLGGANSLLGAEAETDFDLVAIRGGEPEVMFDKGIAALGGMSRFVKPGQRVLVKPNIGWDRTPERAGDTNPKLVRRIIEHCLDAGAKDVLVFDHTCHEWTKCYQHSGIEQAVAEAGGKIVPGNSERYYKHVDVKGGVKLKETDVHELMLNTDVFINVPVLKNHNSAKMTIAMKNLMGCVWDRGYYHKNDLHQCIADFLHFRKPDLNVVDAYRVMTQNGPVGVSLDDLVTMKSQLISTDIVAIDAAAAKFVGMDPSEINHIKLASEAGFGTMDLSKLKIKRIVV encoded by the coding sequence ATGAAGCGCAGAGATTTCATTCGATCAAGTGTGGGTGCCGGCGTAGCAACCGGAGCTGCCCTGAGTTTAGGCGGGGCCAACAGTTTACTGGGGGCTGAGGCTGAGACAGATTTTGACCTTGTGGCCATTCGCGGAGGAGAGCCTGAAGTAATGTTCGACAAGGGAATTGCTGCACTGGGAGGAATGTCCCGATTTGTGAAGCCCGGACAACGCGTGCTGGTAAAACCGAATATTGGCTGGGACCGGACACCTGAAAGAGCGGGCGATACCAACCCAAAACTGGTAAGGCGAATTATTGAACACTGCCTGGATGCCGGTGCAAAAGATGTCCTGGTATTCGATCATACCTGTCACGAGTGGACCAAGTGCTACCAACATTCAGGAATAGAGCAGGCTGTTGCTGAAGCCGGCGGTAAAATTGTTCCCGGCAACAGCGAAAGATATTATAAGCATGTGGATGTGAAAGGTGGTGTGAAACTGAAAGAGACCGATGTACACGAATTGATGCTCAATACCGATGTATTCATTAATGTTCCTGTTCTGAAGAATCACAATTCGGCCAAGATGACCATTGCCATGAAAAACCTCATGGGATGCGTATGGGATCGTGGTTACTACCATAAGAACGATTTGCACCAGTGTATTGCCGACTTCCTGCATTTCCGCAAACCCGACCTGAACGTGGTGGACGCTTACCGTGTGATGACGCAGAACGGCCCGGTAGGTGTTTCGCTGGATGATTTGGTAACCATGAAGAGCCAGCTCATCTCCACAGATATTGTGGCGATTGATGCGGCAGCCGCCAAGTTTGTCGGCATGGATCCATCCGAAATCAATCACATCAAGCTTGCTAGCGAAGCCGGATTTGGCACTATGGACCTGAGCAAGCTCAAGATAAAACGGATTGTCGTGTAA